AAATCGGCAGGGCTGCTAACAGAGAGTTTTTATAAAAACATATCGGAGGGATTTACAATTGCGGATGCTCTCAGGCTTGCCCGCATAGATTTGGAGGAAAACGGACTTCTTCCCTGGGATTTTGGTATCCCGATTTTGTTTACCACACACTGTGATTTAGAAAAAGGTGAGTTACCGGTGTCAGAGGGAAAAGCGAAAGTAAAGACACGAGGCGGGCGGCTGTTAGAGGCCAAAGAGGAGCGATTTGCCGGACGGCGCAGGGAACTTATAAAAATAGCAAAAGTCTTTAATGGCGATGGCTACTTCAGGGGAGTGATGATTCATGGCGCCGGCGGAATGGGGAAAACTGCGTTAGCTCTTGAGGCGGCTCACAGATTCGGTGAAGATTTTGACGAAATAGTTTTTGCGAGCGCAAGAAAGGATGCCCCATCATCTGAGCTATCGAAAGCTAACCCTAAAGGTGCTGGGGTTTCCAGACTATCTGGAAGTGTACACGATTTTCTTTCACAAATAATGAGTGAACTAAGAAGTTTACATAAAGAGGTTAATTTACCGGAAGGTGCAGATTTTTTAAATATATGTAATGCAATATCAGAGACAATAGGAAACTGTGGCAATTCTCTTGTAATTTTAGATAATCTTGAGGACATTTTAAGAGATTTTGAAATAAGTAATGATACAGATGATAAACCTGTAGATGTTGATCCGAAATTTATTGAGTTTATAAACTCTCTGACAAAAGAAAAATGTAAAATCGTTCTGACCTCAAGGTATGATTTTACTAATTTACCGGTGGGTGAGTTTAAGCGTATAGCGTTAAAACCACTGGAGGGCCGTGAGCTTTCCGATTTCTTCATAGAGCTCTTTGACAGTAAACAGACTAAGCCAAATTATGAAGCTATCAACGCCATACTTTCAAAAACCGGAGGGCATCCGTTTACGATACGGCTTGCAATCGGGTGGCTTGAGGAGGGGTGGCCATTAGCAGAGATTTTTGAGCGATTTAGAGACACGACACAAAAGCCGTGGCAATATTTGGTAGCGGAATCTCTTAAACAAATGGGCGACAATGAAAACCGGCTATACCGTGCTCTAAGCCTGTTTTCAAAACATGGCACTAAAGATATGATTCGCAAAGTATGCGGATTAGATGAAACTATTTTTCAAAAAGCTCTGAGCAGACTACAGCGTTTTTCAATTATAACCAAAAGTTTTATTCCCATTTTAGAAACAAATTATTATAACTTAATTCCCATAGTCCGTGAACATGCCCAGAGATTATCCAGAGCTAACCCTGAGCAAGAAAGGGAAATGAAAGAAATATTCTGTGATTTAATTTTGAGAAATTTAGCAAATATAGAAAAAATGGTAGAGAATCCTGGATTGTATGAATATATTTATTTTAATTCTGAGTTGGGGAATATTGCTCAAGGCGCTGATTTTCTGCAATATTATGGTAAATGGGACGATGCTATAAATATCTATAGACCTTGTCTCGCAATGGTAAAATTAATTAAAAATGAAAATAACGAAGCTACATTATTCAACAATATTGGAACTGTGTATGAACTAAAAGGAGAGTGGGACAGGGCTATTGAGTTCTATAATAAAGCTATTAATATTTATGAGCGGTTAAGTGACATATATGGTTTGGCTCATACCTATGGGGACATGGGGAATACTTATCAATCTAAAGGAGAGTTAGACAGTGCTATTGAATTCTATAATAAATCCATTGAAATACTTGAGCGCTTAGGTGATATACATGTTGTGGCTTTGATCTACATGGGAATTGGTAATACTTATACTCAAAAAGGTGACTTGGACAGAGCTATTGAGTTCCATAATAAAGCTATTAGAATTCATGAGCAGTTGGGTGACATCCATCATTTGGCTCAGACCTATACAAATTTGGGTGTTTTTTATCAATCAAAAGGTGACTTGGACAGAGCTATTGAATTCTATGATAAATCCATTGAAATATTAGAGCGCTTAGGTGACACTCATAGTTTAGCCAAAACCTATATGAATATGGGTAATGTTTATAATTTAAAAGGAGAGTTGGAAAGAGCTATTGGGTTCTATAATAAAGCATCTGTTGTTTTTGAAAGCACAGGTGACATTCATACAGCCGGTATAACATATTTTAATATCGGAAATGTCTATATACAGAAAAATGATTTTACTTTAAGCAACGAATATATGCAAAAAGCCTATAACCTTTTTTTTAAATGTCACTCCCCATATTTAAAGAATACGGAGGAGGTATTAAAATTGTTAAAAAAATTTATAGAAAGATAAAGGAGAACTAACATGTCCAAACAACAATTTGATTGTAAACACTGTAAGAGCCCGTTTATTGCTGATTTGGCTGATATAAGAAGTAAAAGGAGAGGGATTGCAGTCAGAGGATTTGGAATTGACAACTCCAAAGCACCGGTTGACCTCAAATGTCCGCATTGTTCAAAATCAGCCTCTTATACAGAGGCCGACGGGAAAGAGGTAAATGCAAATGTCTGAAATAATTGACAATCCTCCACCAATAAAGCCGCTTGAAATAATCGAGGAGCCTGGAGATTTACATATAGAAGCAGTTAAAACACTTATAAAAGATTCCGTTAATTTTGTGGAATCGGCGGCAAGGCAAGTGGACACAATTAATGGGGTTTTAATCGGGATATATTTTCATGCCATAACGTACAACGGGATTAAACAAACCAATATATCGTATGAGTGGAAGGTGCTCTATTTTTTGCCGATTGTGTTTTGGCTTATAAGTCTTTTAGTCTCATTTTTAGTACATAGTCCACGGGGTAAAAAAGAACTATCCTATGCAAGCGAGGAAATAGCAACTCAGCACTTTAATCATTTTTTAGATAGAAAGTTTTGCTCTTATAAATTATCATTTGGTTTTTTTATTATCGGCTTAATCCTGCTTGCCGTAGTGCTCGTGCACTTTCTGTTTTTCTTACCGGTGGCGGAAAATATAAAGTAATATAAAGTTACGCTCAAAGCGATAACATTTTATAAATTCTTTAATCTGCTCATCTGTTTTGCGGGCGGAGTTCGCATTGAAACTTTTTAAGCTGCGGAACGCAGGTTAAAAAATTCTTTTATCTGGGCGCACACAGGGGCGCGCCCCTACACATAATGAAAAATCGCTATCAAAAAACCGAGGGGTCACGGGGGAATCATTTCCCCGTGCAGGAGGGTTAAAGGCTGACATTACCCGAATATTTTAGGATAATAATGGTCAGTCCTATATATATTAACGTTTAACAACGAAATAACCTTCTTGTATATAATCTCAATTTTCCTATATCCACTTACCAAAAGTTGTTGGAAT
This window of the Nitrospirota bacterium genome carries:
- a CDS encoding tetratricopeptide repeat protein, with amino-acid sequence MSVIEIKNGDATEFQPEIETLHNVHSSGKDNYQPDKAWLENLGHKLYKRFFPGGYADRTPLILDLAPGLVNLPWEYLHDGKKFIALNPGIVRLYKNGGNGNSSAIKKDRLKMAVMLASPLLTYDPEEVTPINPETKLIDPFYNQPHVLNFRQEVENFLKLDGKPYPIDIDLHRRTRDSEFRKIINKDYDIIHFSGHGNEGSLCLEDGIAMIFNFFANDLNKVGINQRVKLVFLNGCLTATCGKNPNDKSMAEAFLSENIPWVIANQFSINVKSAGLLTESFYKNISEGFTIADALRLARIDLEENGLLPWDFGIPILFTTHCDLEKGELPVSEGKAKVKTRGGRLLEAKEERFAGRRRELIKIAKVFNGDGYFRGVMIHGAGGMGKTALALEAAHRFGEDFDEIVFASARKDAPSSELSKANPKGAGVSRLSGSVHDFLSQIMSELRSLHKEVNLPEGADFLNICNAISETIGNCGNSLVILDNLEDILRDFEISNDTDDKPVDVDPKFIEFINSLTKEKCKIVLTSRYDFTNLPVGEFKRIALKPLEGRELSDFFIELFDSKQTKPNYEAINAILSKTGGHPFTIRLAIGWLEEGWPLAEIFERFRDTTQKPWQYLVAESLKQMGDNENRLYRALSLFSKHGTKDMIRKVCGLDETIFQKALSRLQRFSIITKSFIPILETNYYNLIPIVREHAQRLSRANPEQEREMKEIFCDLILRNLANIEKMVENPGLYEYIYFNSELGNIAQGADFLQYYGKWDDAINIYRPCLAMVKLIKNENNEATLFNNIGTVYELKGEWDRAIEFYNKAINIYERLSDIYGLAHTYGDMGNTYQSKGELDSAIEFYNKSIEILERLGDIHVVALIYMGIGNTYTQKGDLDRAIEFHNKAIRIHEQLGDIHHLAQTYTNLGVFYQSKGDLDRAIEFYDKSIEILERLGDTHSLAKTYMNMGNVYNLKGELERAIGFYNKASVVFESTGDIHTAGITYFNIGNVYIQKNDFTLSNEYMQKAYNLFFKCHSPYLKNTEEVLKLLKKFIER